In the Solanum pennellii chromosome 5, SPENNV200 genome, one interval contains:
- the LOC107020290 gene encoding putative 1-phosphatidylinositol-3-phosphate 5-kinase FAB1C has protein sequence MGVPDSSLLDLIEKVRAWIKWGKSDRTSLVGGRDMDVESCKTCYECKMKFTDSCLKFHCLSCSRVFCRDCVVHIFGSSDVFSSGSGESRNMVRSLVDIKVCKFCSDLSNCHRSTRKFCDKVYPSESPRESPEPPSPNFSSDMFDGYSTHDASKSSFTAFSSHPSPVSLRHSPSRSDEDEGGDFTNQSVSPSSDYCHDTSDLESCSVSARHKFYHLRSFGSSPSTSPSRIRFTSNRVGHSVQDQQETPRSQNDGPFDQETLVVLGRLEKDNEDPETANESNNLSVYRDQLEKQQKPLDFENNGPIWFPPPPDDEDDEAQNNFFTYDDEDDEIGETGATFSSSGSLSSIFPAKDKQQLDHKEPLRSVVHGHFRALVLQLLQGEDIHSGKESAADDWIDIVTSLAWQAANYVKPDTSKGGSMDPVDYVKIKCIASGTRSDSTLIKGVVCTKNIKHKRMTSQYKNARLLILGGALEYQRAATQLASFDTLLQQEKEHLKMIVSRIEAHHPNVLLVEKSVSSYAQELLLEKEISLVLNVKVPLLERVARCTGALITPSIDNIASTRLGHCELFHLEKVSEEHEHANQLNKRTSKTLMFFDGCPRRLGCTVLLRGSCREELKKLKKVVQYAVFAAYHLSLETSFLADEGASLPKESAATSIAIPERTSADNAISVISHSAVPVRAQRVANDPNVQIGSNFTVEAVLPESLSEHHYPQCGDQSNLDDGGARDVLTTADHENLSLFSAHDTKPVGSIEIEDQTIERSVETSGQEESQPRELGELSKLERSDETKIPDEFYSAADSRQSILVSFSSRCVLNGTVCVRSRLLRIKFYGSFDKPLGRYLQDDLFGQISSCQSCKEPAEAHVICYTHQQANLTINVRRLPLVNSLPGERDKKIWMWHRCLKCAQIEGVPPATRRVIMSDAAWGLSFGKFLELSFSNHATANRVASCGHSLQRDCLRYYGCGSMVAFFRYTPIDILSVRLPPLTLEFSGYTEQEWLRKEAAELLCKAKALYAEISSAFRRIEEKSYPVECEPSDTTQLHDCIVELKELLMKEKNDYHDILQLDEDETFDPRQGAIDILELNRLRHSLVIASHVWDRRLLSMKSFLQKSSSSVGSEDCGSCNELIDWRRDMFLKNDTLEHVYEESVPEFSDSEEYPEKALQSEQEGTGVSPYGSGELESSMLTSSESETMQEMQTEGENAFNQTSLERAPSAASVLSDQIDFAWSGTDRSPKKAQLLQGDGSEAAPLRQPSHLDLPPFRRLKLPARVHSFDSAMRLQDRIRKGLPPSSLHLSSIRSFHASGDYKNMIRDPVSSVQRTYSQMSPSEAHKFNLLMGSSPSFISYASLIPDGSRLMVPLNGSIDVVLAVYDNEPTSIISYALCSKVYSNWVTDKSSVSERSWNTSDTNKEAGVAFSLSTWQSFGSLDTDYMHYGSHGSEDASSTITSLFSDSKTSPHLRISFDDESLSSGGKVKFSVTCYFAKQFDALRRKCCPDELDFVRSLSRCKRWSAQGGKSNVYFAKSFDERFIIKQVQKTELDSFEEFAPEYFKYLTNSINSRSPTCLAKVLGIFQVSVKHLKGGRETKMDLIVMENLFFERKISRVYDLKGSLRSRYNADTTGANKVLLDMNLLETLHTKPIFLGSKAKRSLERAVWNDTSFLASVDVMDYSLLVGVDEERKELVLGIIDFMRQYTWDKHLETWVKASGILGGPRNASPTIVSPKQYKKRFRKAMTTYFLTVPDQWSS, from the exons ATGGGAGTACCAGATAGTTCTCTACTGGATTTGATAGAGAAAGTTAGGGCTTGGATAAAGTGGGGTAAAAGTGATCGAACTTCATTGGTTGGCGGACGCGATATGGATGTTGAAAGTTGCAAAACCTGTTATGAATGCAAGATGAAGTTTACTGATTCTTGCCTCAAGTTCCACTGCTTAAGTTGTAGTCGAGTGTTTTGCAGGGATTGTGTTGTGCACATTTTTGGATCTTCGGATGTTTTTTCATCCGGATCAGGAGAATCCAGAAACATGGTGAGGTCTTTGGTTGATATCAAGGTGTGCAAATTTTGTTCTGATCTAAGCAATTGTCATAGAAGCACAAGGAAGTTTTGTGACAAAGTTTATCCTTCTGAATCTCCAAGGGAAAGCCCAGAACCGCCGTCACCAAATTTCAGTAGTGACATGTTTGATGGTTATTCTACCCATGATGCAAGTAAGAGTAGTTTTACAGCCTTTTCAAGTCATCCATCTCCAGTGTCTCTGCGTCACTCGCCTAGCAG GAGTGATGAAGATGAAGGAGGGGACTTCACGAATCAATCTGTTAGCCCATCAAGTGATTATTGTCATGATACTTCTGATTTAGAATCATGTAGTGTTAGTGCTAGACATAAATTTTACCAtctcagatcatttggatctAGTCCATCAACCAGCCCCTCTAGGATTCGTTTTACTTCCAATAGAGTTGGGCATTCTGTTCAGGACCAACAGGAGACTCCAAGGTCTCAGAATGATGGTCCCTTTGATCAAGAAACCTTGGTTGTTTTAGGAAGGCTTGAGAAAGATAATGAGGATCCAGAGACTGCTAATGAATCTAACAATTTGTCCGTTTACCGAGACCAGTTAGAGAAGCAGCAAAAGCCATTGGATTTTGAAAACAATGGTCCTATATGGTTTCCTCCTCCACCTGATGATGAAGATGACGAGGCACAAAATAATTTCTTCACATATGATGACGAAGATGATGAAATTGGAGAGACAGGCGCAACATTCTCTTCAAGTGGGAGCCTCTCCAGCATTTTCCCTGCAAAGGATAAACAACAATTGGATCATAAGGAACCATTAAGATCTGTTGTACATGGTCATTTCAGGGCTCTTGTCTTGCAGCTATTGCAAGGAGAAGATATACATTCTGGGAAAGAAAGCGCTGCCGATGACTGGATTGACATAGTTACATCACTAGCATGGCAAGCTGCAAATTATGTAAAGCCTGATACTAGTAAAGGAGGCAGTATGGATCCAGTTGATTATGTAAAGATTAAGTGCATAGCTTCAGGAACCCGAAGTGATAG CACCCTCATTAAAGGAGTAGTTTGTACTAAGAATATCAAACACAAGCGCATGACTTCACAGTACAAAAATGCCCGATTACTTATCTTAGGAGGAGCACTTGAGTACCAAAGAGCTGCCACTCAGTTGGCATCTTTTGACACCTTATTACAACAG GAGAAGGAGCACCTCAAGATGATTGTTTCAAGAATAGAGGCGCATCATCCTAATGTGCTACTTGTGGAGAAAAGTGTATCTTCATATGCTCAGGAGCTTCTATTGGAAAAAGAGATCTCTTTGGTGTTGAATGTTAAGGTGCCACTGCTAGAGCGAGTAGCCAGGTGCACTGGTGCTCTTATAACCCCATCCATTGATAACATAGCCTCAACAAGATTGGGACATTGTGAACTCTtccacttagaaaaagtatctGAAGAGCATGAACATGCCAACCAATTGAACAAAAGGACATCAAAAACTCTGATGTTTTTTGATGGTTGTCCCAGGCGTTTAGGTTGCACG GTTTTGCTGAGGGGCTCATGTCGTGAAGAGCTCAAGAAGCTGAAGAAGGTCGTTCAGTATGCTGTATTTGCTGCATATCATCTATCTCTTGAGACATCGTTTCTTGCTGATGAGGGTGCTAGTCTACCTAAAGAGTCTGCAGCAACCTCAATTGCTATACCAGAGAGGACATCTGCTGATAATGCCATCTCAGTGATTTCTCATTCTGCTGTGCCTGTAAGAGCGCAGAGAGTTGCTAATGACCCAAATGTCCAGATAGGGTCCAACTTTACTGTGGAGGCAGTTTTACCAGAGTCATTGTCAGAGCATCATTACCCCCAATGTGGTGACCAATCTAACCTAGATGATGGTGGAGCAAGAGATGTTCTCACTACTGCAGATCATGAAAATCTCTCACTTTTTTCGGCACATGATACAAAACCTGTTGGCTCTATTGAAATTGAAGATCAAACAATTGAACGATCAGTAGAAACTTCAGGTCAAGAAGAGAGTCAACCCAGAGAACTAGGAGAGCTATCAAAGCTAGAAAGATCAGATGAAACCAAAATCCCCGATGAATTCTATTCAGCTGCTGACAGTCGTCAAAGCATATTAGTGTCCTTCTCTAGTCGATGTGTTCTAAATGGAACAGTATGTGTACGTTCTCGGCTACTTCGCATCAAGTTTTATGGCTCCTTCGATAAGCCACTTGGGCGATATCTTCAGGATGATCTTTTTGGTCAG ATATCTTCCTGTCAATCGTGCAAGGAGCCAGCTGAGGCTCATGTCATCTGCTATACTCACCAGCAGGCGAATCTTACTATAAACGTTAGACGTCTTCCCTTGGTGAATTCTCTTCCTGGAGAACGGGACAAAAAGATTTGGATGTGGCATCGATGCCTTAAGTGTGCACAAATAGAGGGAGTTCCACCAGCGACTCGCAGAGTAATAATGTCAGATGCTGCTTGGGGACTCTCGTTTGGGAAGTTCTTGGAACTTAGTTTTTCAAATCATGCAACTGCTAACCGGGTTGCTAGCTGTGGTCATTCTCTGCAAAGAGACTGCCTCCGATACTATGG GTGTGGAAGTATGGTTGCATTCTTCCGCTATACTCCCATTGATATTCTGTCAGTTCGTCTGCCTCCATTAACCCTTGAATTTAGTGGCTACACTGAACAGGAGTGGTTAAGGAAAGAAGCAGCTGAG TTACTTTGTAAAGCCAAAGCTTTGTACGCAGAAATATCAAGTGCCTTCCGCAGGATTGAAGAGAAAAGTTACCCTGTAGAATGTGAACCATCCGATACAACTCAATTGCATGACTGCATTGTGGAGTTAAAGGAGCTGCTTATGAAGGAAAAGAACGATTACCAT GACATTCTTCAGCTGGATGAGGATGAAACTTTCGACCCAAGACAGGGAGCAATAGACATTCTTGAGCTAAATCGCTTGAGGCATTCCCTCGTGATTGCTTCACATGTTTGGGATCGTCGGCTTTTGTCCATGAAGTCCTTCCTCCAAAAGAGTTCTAGTTCAGTGGGTTCAGAAGATTGTGGATCTTGTAATGAGCTGATAGATTGGAGAAGGGACATGTTTCTAAAGAATGACACTCTTGAACATGTTTACGAAGAGTCTGTGCCCGAGTTCTCAGACTCAGAGGAATACCCCGAGAAAGCTCTGCAGTCTGAACAGGAGGGAACTGGTGTATCACCTTATGGTTCTGGTGAGCTAGAAAGTTCCATGTTAACCTCATCTGAGAGCGAGACAATGCAGGAAATGCAGACGGAAGGGGAGAATGCATTTAACCAAACATCCTTGGAACGAGCTCCTTCAGCTGCATCGGTCCTTTCTGATCAGATAGACTTTGCTTGGTCTGGCACTGATCGTTCTCCCAAAAAAGCTCAGTTGCTACAAGGAGATGGATCTGAAGCTGCTCCTCTCAGACAACCAAGTCATCTTGATTTGCCTCCTTTTAGAAGACTAAAGTTACCTGCAAGAGTTCACTCGTTCGACTCTGCTATGAGACTTCAAGACAGAATCAGGAAGGGGCTGCCACCTTCTTCATTGCATTTATCATCAATCAGGTCTTTTCATGCTTCTGGAGACTATAAGAATATGATCAGAGATCCTGTTTCCAGTGTTCAGAGAACTTATTCTCAGATGTCACCCAGTGAGGCTCATAAGTTTAATCTCCTTATGGGTTCTTCACCTTCATTTATTTCTTATGCATCTCTTATACCTGATGGATCTAGGCTGATGGTTCCACTCAATGGTTCAATAGATGTTGTCCTAGCTGTTTATGACAATGAACCTACTAGCATTATATCTTATGCACTTTGCTCGAAAGTGTATAGTAACTGGGTCACTGATAAGTCAAGCGTGTCTGAACGGAGTTGGAACACGAGTGACACGAACAAGGAGGCTGGAGTGGCTTTTAGCCTTTCAACATGGCAGTCTTTTGGTTCTCTAGACACGGATTATATGCATTATGGGAGCCATGGTTCTGAAGATGCTTCCAGTACAATTACTTCCCTCTTTTCAGATTCAAAAACTTCTCCTCACTTAAGGATCTCTTTCGATGATGAATCTTTGAGTAGTGGGGGGAAGGTGAAATTTTCAGTCACTTGTTACTTTGCAAAGCAGTTTGATGCTCTTAGGAGGAAGTGCTGTCCTGATGAACTGGATTTTGTACGTTCCTTAAGCCGTTGTAAAAGATGGAGTGCTCAAGGGGGAAAGAGCAATGTTTACTTTGCCAAGTCATTCGATGAAAGATTCATAATAAAACAAGTTCAGAAAACTGAGTTGGACTCTTTTGAAGAATTTGCACCAGagtacttcaaatatttaacaaattctATCAACTCTCGGAGTCCAACTTGCCTTGCGAAAGTTCTTGGAATATTCCAG GTTTCGGTCAAACATTTGAAAGGAGGCAGGGAAACAAAAATGGATCTAATCGTGATGGAGAATCTCTTTTTCGAAAGAAAGATCTCTAGGGTGTATGATCTCAAGGGTTCTCTACGATCCCGCTACAATGCAGATACAACTGGAGCAAACAAAGTGTTGCTAGATATGAATCTTTTAGAAACATTGCATACCAAACCCATATTTCTTGGAAGCAAAGCAAAAAGAAGCCTCGAGCGAGCTGTTTGGAATGATACATCCTTTTTGGCA TCTGTTGATGTGATGGACTACTCTTTGCTGGTCGGGGTGGATGAAGAACGAAAAGAACTAGTCTTGGGGATCATCGACTTCATGAGGCAATATACTTGGGACAAGCACTTAGAGACATGGGTGAAGGCATCAGGCATACTCGGAGGACCAAGGAACGCGTCCCCAACTATTGTTTCTCCGAAACAATACAAGAAAAGATTCAGAAAAGCGATGACAACCTATTTTCTCACGGTACCAGATCAGTGGTCATCTTGA
- the LOC107019077 gene encoding uncharacterized protein At1g66480-like, with protein MGNSLGRKKTTKVMKIDGQTMKFKTPIYAIEVLKNYPSMVLLESEEVKHFGVRAKPLEPQQELKSKRLYFLVELPKFPEEKNKNPRRVRSGIQMSAKDRLETLMLARRSASDLTIMKPASVMMSEEYSSSFGSGPLDGVGPQAQPVRLKLRLPKAEVEKLMMQSKDGSDVGEKIMKLCMNSNNDGVQTDLFQSKSGPLIEEDQSQWKKNNGGILIKKGIRSREKRVGFLPITEGEIQLAMTAS; from the exons ATGGGGAATAGTctaggaagaaaaaaaacaacgaAGGTAATGAAAATCGATGGACAAACGATGAAATTCAAAACCCCAATTTATGCAATCGAGGTTTTGAAAAATTATCCATCGATGGTATTATTAGAATCAGAAGAAGTAAAGCATTTCGGGGTACGAGCAAAGCCATTAGAGCCTCAACAAGAGTTAAAGTCCAAAAGGCTTTATTTTCTCGTTGAATTACCCAAATTCCCCGAAGAGAAGAATAAGAACCCGAGAAGGGTCCGTTCAGGGATCCAGATGAGCGCTAAGGATAGGCTTGAGACTTTAATGCTAGCTAGGAGATCCGCATCTGACTTGACAATCATGAAGCCCGCTAGTGTTATGATGAGTGAAGAGTATTCGTCTAGCTTTGGTTCGGGCCCACTCGATGGTGTTGGGCCTCAGGCCCAACCCGTGAGGTTGAAACTAAGGTTACCAAAAGCGGAGGTAGAGAAATTGATGATGCAAAGTAAAGATGGAAGTGACGTCGGTGAGAAAATTATGAAACTTTGCATGAATAGTAATAACGATGGTGTCCAGACCGACTTGTTTCAGAGTAAAAGTGGACCGTTGATCGAGGAAGATCAAAGtcaatggaagaaaaataatggaGGAATATTAATTAAGAAGGGGATTAGATCACGAGAG AAACGTGTAGGGTTCTTGCCAATTACAGAAGGGGAGATTCAATTAGCAATGACAGCTTCATAA
- the LOC107019885 gene encoding uncharacterized protein At1g66480-like: MGNSLGGKKTTKVMKIDGQTMKFKTPIYANEVLKNYPSMVLLESEEVKHYGVRAKPLEPQQELKSKRLYFLVELPKFPQENKKSTRRVRSAIQMSAKDRLETLMLARRSTSDLSIMKPASIVTEECSAYHNNNNNNDNNNNSASDVLNSGGPSQAHPTRLKLRLSKAEVEKLMMESKDENEVAEKIMKLCMNNNNCGTSHNNGGAIKKGLKSREKRVGFMPITEGEIQVAVAAS, from the exons atgggGAACAGTCTAGGaggaaaaaaaacaacaaaagtgATGAAAATCGATGGACAAACGATGAAATTCAAAACCCCAATTTATGCAAACGAGGTTCTGAAAAATTATCCATCGATGGTACTATTAGAATCAGAAGAAGTAAAGCATTACGGGGTGCGAGCAAAACCACTAGAGCCTCAACAAGAGTTAAAGTCTAAAAGGCTTTATTTTCTCGTTGAATTACCTAAATTCCCCCAAGAGAACAAAAAGAGCACTAGAAGGGTCCGTTCCGCGATCCAAATGAGCGCTAAGGATCGTCTAGAGACACTTATGTTAGCGCGGAGATCCACGTCTGACTTGTCAATCATGAAGCCAGCTAGTATTGTGACTGAAGAGTGTTCGGcttatcataataataataataataatgataataataataactctGCTTCAGATGTACTCAATAGTGGTGGGCCGTCTCAGGCCCACCCTACGAGACTGAAGTTGAGGTTATCGAAAGCGGAGGTGGAGAAATTGATGATGGAGAGCAAAGATGAGAATGAGGTGGCTGAGAAAATTATGAAACTTTGCATGAATAACAACAATTGTGGAACAAGTCATAATAATGGAGGAGCAATAAAGAAAGGACTCAAATCAAGAGAG AAACGAGTAGGATTTATGCCAATTACAGAAGGAGAGATTCAAGTAGCAGTGGCTGCTTCTTAA